cataatctttcatcaaaaactGATGCTGTGCATCGATATAAGGGCGACAATGATCCAATCAGTTCCCAAAAGAGTGCAACAGTCGGGTTCAGGaagtaaaaatgtataaacctttaaagacaataGATAGTAATAGATAGTATTTGCCTCTGTTGAAGCCGTTAGCCTGCattatttcagtttaaaataatcatgtttaacagtggaattcatggtgaaaaactacattacccatgattctgtacagaaaattccaccaatcagagagttgCTACAAGCAAAATGAGCCAGAAGAGTGCTTTAGCTCCTCCCACTCCCATGAAGCGTCACAAATGACATAATCGAGACCCTATGCTttcaaaatactaaaatatttaaatatatatatgcatgagTTCTTTTAAATAGATtagtagttttatatttctccatcttttttaatttgattatgctGTCCGTAgggcttcatgggattgtagttctttctcTCACTAAAGTTAAGTacctttgtatttttgtttgattttcaaaaactttttgcttcaaatcaaagtttgcaTTGTTGGTTCACTCCGTAGCTAGCTGGCTTGGTTTGTGGCTtaaaatgctataaaaaaaaaaacctttgggaaaaaataaatcccTATGGGAGTAATGAATAACGAAAAAGTGGACGggcactgttgcactctatggaaaaaaatgtcctgccctcctttttttttatgttcaggaagccatttcacttggatatacatcacaattgGGAAGAAAAGACAACTggaacttctgtttcatgctgactttaaaacacaattttacACTGTTTTACACTATTTCAAAACTAAAATCAGAGATGCAAGATATCATAACGCAGTTATGATAAGAGACTTAGAGAAAGCTTTTTTTACCAGTATTGCGCAACCTATTGCTAAATTCTTTTGATGTCCTTTGTTATGATGCAATTTAACCTGAATGCCAAAATGAGGCAAGGTACAGTAAGTAATTTTTTTCCACTGCATTAAATGTGTTAGATCATGAAAATACAGCATAGGTATGTCATTTTCTCACAGGTCCAGCAGGGGGACGTGTCCTACGCCTCTCTGGATCTGACTGTCAATAAGAAGCgtaagaaaaagagaaaataccaAAAACAGCAACAAGCTCACCAGGCCCAGACGCATCCACAACCCGCATCCCAGCAGAATTGCATGGACGAGGATAACGAGGCTGATGTCACCCTCCCGTCTCGGAGCAGCAGCCTCATGGTTTCACGTCACAGTATCTACCTCAACAGTCATCAAGTAGCCCTGGAGGCagaagagagggagagggagagagagagggagagagaaagaatgaTGGAAATGGAAAGAGATGATAATGCAGAGAGGGAGTTCGACATGCGCAGAAATTTGCACGAAGGCTATGATCACTCCCTCGGTAGATCAAGACAAAGTCTAGAACAGGACAGTTAACATTTTGAGagttaaaaaaaacctttagCATCATAAAAGATGAAACACAGGATACTGTGGGGTGGTGCTGTCAACAGACATGGGTTACACGCCAAATTAGCATTTCTGTCTGTGCAAAAGCATGCAAAGGAGAGCAGCTGTCTGTTCTGAGGATGCATCCAATCAAGACACATTTAAATGAGTTTACCATCTTAAATGTGCTTTCTTGTTTCTTGCCTTTGAAGGCTTACACTGTTGGTCTGTTATATTGTTCTACATATATTAAgaatatgttaaaatatttaatctgcTTGTTTCTTGCTATCTTTTAGATTTTGAGGACAACcaataaaagtctgtttgtgCAAAGACTGATTGATGACTCGAGTAATTTGATGTACCTACGCACAAAAAAAGGACTGTTTAACATATAATAGCTGTTATTCATAGAGATGTAATGTATTTCTTGatttttgtgactttatttttgtatctgacttttttttttctttgaaagcTTTTAAGAATGTCTGAAGATGTAAAAATTTACCATAAAATACCATAACTTTTACCATATAATTACCATAAAAATCTCACTTTGCTATAAACTGTCAAGAAATAGCAGAAAGATTCTGAAAGCTAGTGAAAGCTGAAAGCTTA
The nucleotide sequence above comes from Chanodichthys erythropterus isolate Z2021 chromosome 10, ASM2448905v1, whole genome shotgun sequence. Encoded proteins:
- the LOC137028753 gene encoding uncharacterized protein isoform X1, producing MSDSCTTAYVAIGLISIALMISVCLNVAFYLLRRKERNSAANENMFDYGEEPLRRDSLQSYRFEDDEMERQENPIYGNICIDGGGAFEMSPEVCYEQMSQASTLKQGLKVQQGDVSYASLDLTVNKKRKKKRKYQKQQQAHQAQTHPQPASQQNCMDEDNEADVTLPSRSSSLMVSRHSIYLNSHQVALEAEERERERERERERMMEMERDDNAEREFDMRRNLHEGYDHSLGRSRQSLEQDS
- the LOC137028753 gene encoding RNA-binding protein 25 isoform X2, with protein sequence MFDYGEEPLRRDSLQSYRFEDDEMERQENPIYGNICIDGGGAFEMSPEVCYEQMSQASTLKQGLKVQQGDVSYASLDLTVNKKRKKKRKYQKQQQAHQAQTHPQPASQQNCMDEDNEADVTLPSRSSSLMVSRHSIYLNSHQVALEAEERERERERERERMMEMERDDNAEREFDMRRNLHEGYDHSLGRSRQSLEQDS